GCTCGTTGCACTGCGCCATGCCTCCTGCGTCGGCACCGGAACGCTAAAAGGCCCTCAACAGCCAAACTGGTATCTTTGCGTTTAGCTACTTGTTTACAGATGTCAGAGAATCAGCAATATTCTTTGGTTTAGAATTTCTCCATACGCACCTATACAACTACCAAAACTTAAAGTACAAACATTATATACTCTAATTATCTTTTCTAAAAAGCGTAAGTCAGAAAAACCGTAGCTACTCGCCACTGATCCCAGTTTGGCTGTTGAGCACCTGCTAGGGTTCCGGTTTTGCGCAGCAAAATTCCGTAGACGGAGTCGAGGAAAGGAAGGCTGGCGAGTACGAGAGAGTCAAACGAGGCCCGCCGGCCACGAGGCGAACTGGCTACTTTTCAAATAAGATAGCACTTGAGCATGGAGACGGGAACCGGCTCCAAAGAAAACGCTATTTATCAAGCAAAATCAATGGTAGCTTATTAATACGATTTGGTATTAGTACAACTGTAGGCTTTAGGTATAAACAACCAATCTGTTTTAGTTTACTTCAGGGCTAGGGTACAGCCAAACTCTTTTGGTTAGGGAGTACGTAAACGGATAAACTTTACTTCACCACAAAAATTAGTTTTCGCAGCGGGTATTAGCCGGTTAGTTAGCTTTAAATAGAAAATGCCCGATCAAAACAGCTTCTGATCGGGCATTTTTAAAATTGAATTCTTTACTAGGCTTTTACCCGTAAATTTGATTTAACAAACCGGCTAGCCGGATACCGCCTTGCAGTAATAATTTCTGAATGGTGTTAAAGTTATCGTAGGAGTAGCGGTAACCTAATTTTCCGTCAGGTGGGATGGCGTAGACTTGCGGCCGGTAAGTTGTCATTTCGGAGGCCCAGGCTCTTACGTTGGTGCTTTGCCAGCTTTTTATCTGGGCTTTATCGGGTTCGCCCAGAAAAGCAGCGAGTTCGGTGTAGCTTAAATCTTTGCCTTCAATCATGTCGCTATCCCAAACCCGATGTAAGTTAGAGTTCTGGCCAAACCATTGCAGTTTTACGTTATTGCCGCCCATATCGTCTTGGCCGCCTACGTGCAAAGGCTGGTGCAGATCGCCCACCAGGTGAATCAAAAATTTTAAATTTTCTTGTTCCTGAGCCGGGGTGAGTTTACCAGCTTTGAGCGTTTGTATTAGCTCTTCAATCTTCATGATCACGTCGCCGTGTGGGTTTTTCTGGGTTTGCTCGTACTG
The sequence above is a segment of the Adhaeribacter swui genome. Coding sequences within it:
- a CDS encoding S1/P1 nuclease, translating into MKKVISFLLVFPFLINQAFAYGQTGHRVVGLVAEQHLSKKARKKVLQILENNSLAEVANFMDDIKSDHAYDHTHDWHWVTIPDGQQYEQTQKNPHGDVIMKIEELIQTLKAGKLTPAQEQENLKFLIHLVGDLHQPLHVGGQDDMGGNNVKLQWFGQNSNLHRVWDSDMIEGKDLSYTELAAFLGEPDKAQIKSWQSTNVRAWASEMTTYRPQVYAIPPDGKLGYRYSYDNFNTIQKLLLQGGIRLAGLLNQIYG